One Procambarus clarkii isolate CNS0578487 chromosome 15, FALCON_Pclarkii_2.0, whole genome shotgun sequence DNA segment encodes these proteins:
- the LOC138364970 gene encoding uncharacterized protein, which yields MGCRFVFLEEVAENFEASTDEVIDETPRLVIRHYSYGLVDSNGDGGNGDGRDDKDEYNGDEDGGNDNIDDHKYVDDIFTQVPEVRHLQELKEAFKQNSVLRFTYEMEKDGKLPFLDGVGSYTDDGNHHSEGSHQDDEGHQGEGSHQDDEGHQGEGSHQDDEGHQGEGNHQDDEGHQGEGSHQDDEGHQGEGSHQDDEGHQGEGNHQDDEGHQGEGSYQDDEGHQGKGSHQDDEGHQGEGSRQDDEGHQGEGSHQDDEGHQGEGSHQDDEGHQGEGSHQDDEGHQGEGSHQDDEGHQGKGSHQDDEGHQGEGSRQDDEGHQGEGSHQDDEGHQGEGSHQDDEGHQGECSHKDDEGHQGEGSHQDDEGHQG from the exons ATTGGTTATCAGACACTATAGTTATGGCCTTGTTGACAGTAATGGAGATGGAGGCAATGGTGATGGTCGTGATGATAAAGATGAATACAATGGTGATGAAGATGGTGGTAATGATAATATTGATGATCACAA gtatgttgacgacatttttacacaggtacctgaagttagacatctgcaggagctgaaggaggcatttaagCAGAATTCTgtcttgcgtttcacttacgagatggagaaggatgggaagctgccctttctagat GGTGTTGGCAGCTACACGGATGATGGCAACCACCATAGTGAAGGCAGCCACCAGGATGATGAGGGCCACCAGGGTGAAGGCAGCCACCAGGATGATGAGGGCCACCAGGGTGAAGGCAGCCACCAGGATGATGAGGGCCACCAGGGTGAAGGCAACCACCAGGATGATGAGGGCCACCAGGGTGAAGGCAGCCACCAGGATGATGAGGGCCACCAGGGTGAAGGCAGCCACCAGGATGATGAGGGCCACCAGGGTGAAGGCAACCACCAGGATGATGAGGGCCACCAGGGTGAAGGCAGCTACCAGGATGATGAGGGCCACCAGGGTAAAGGCAGCCACCAGGATGATGAGGGCCACCAGGGTGAAGGCAGCCGCCAGGATGATGAGGGCCACCAGGGTGAAGGCAGCCACCAGGATGATGAGGGCCACCAGGGTGAAGGCAGCCACCAAGATGATGAGGGCCACCAGGGTGAAGGCAGCCACCAGGATGATGAGGGCCACCAGGGTGAAGGCAGCCACCAGGATGATGAGGGCCACCAGGGTAAAGGCAGCCACCAGGATGATGAGGGCCACCAGGGTGAAGGCAGCCGCCAGGATGATGAGGGCCACCAGGGTGAAGGCAGCCACCAGGATGATGAGGGCCACCAGGGTGAAGGCAGCCACCAAGATGATGAGGGCCACCAGGGTGAATGCAGCCACAAGGATGATGAGGGCCACCAGGGTGAAGGCAGCCACCAGGATGATGAGGGCCACCAGG GATGA